One Turneriella parva DSM 21527 genomic region harbors:
- a CDS encoding AMP-dependent synthetase/ligase gives MAYSTINEIFYQSNELYGKKKLFYSKNEKKDYVGTTFGEVLKNAENFAISLIDMGVAAGDRIGFLADNRVEWIISDIAVLLTGAANVPRGTDVTVDEIKYIMSHAECKICIVENEATLKKLQSVIKDTGVQTIIVLDPKYKSDAENILTLQNLLAKGAAAREEKLAGLKERCDAVKSDDLFTIIYTSGTTGLPKGVMLSHGNMVYNINEVPKAIGLRPDDSMLSLLPVWHIFERAVDYGAIAKGIPLYYTNVRDVRDDFAKVKPTFMPSAPRLWESLYQGIMQRIEKSEPARKVMFETAYRISKEYKKAVDYLAGNELMQQPESDADRLSRTASSLFTAASLYIPARLADRVVFSKIREAMGGRFRGSISGGGALPAHVDEFFNVIGIPVYEGYGMTECAPIISVRTEGKIIQGSVGFVPNGTEVAILNDKGERVRTGEKGVIHVRGPQVMKGYYKNPEATEKTINKDGWLNTGDIGFFSFNNTLSIRGRAKETIVLLGGENVEPVPIENKLLEDAQINQIIVVGQDKKTLTALVWPNLEKVKEVAGISADPKSDLNANKELVDHFNKIVKRQVSADNGFKGFERVTDFRFLPKPMEVGEEITNLFKMKRNFIADKYAKLIDSMY, from the coding sequence ATGGCATACAGCACAATCAACGAGATTTTTTATCAATCCAACGAACTTTACGGCAAGAAGAAGCTTTTTTACTCCAAGAACGAAAAAAAAGATTATGTCGGCACAACATTTGGCGAAGTGCTGAAAAATGCAGAGAACTTCGCGATCTCGCTGATCGATATGGGCGTCGCCGCCGGCGATCGCATCGGCTTTCTCGCTGATAACCGCGTCGAGTGGATTATTTCAGACATTGCCGTTCTGCTCACGGGCGCTGCCAATGTGCCACGCGGCACCGATGTGACTGTCGATGAAATCAAGTATATTATGTCGCATGCAGAATGCAAAATCTGCATCGTTGAAAACGAAGCCACGCTCAAAAAGCTGCAATCGGTGATCAAAGATACGGGTGTGCAAACTATCATTGTACTCGACCCCAAATACAAGAGCGACGCCGAAAACATTTTGACGCTGCAGAATCTTCTCGCAAAAGGCGCCGCGGCACGCGAAGAGAAACTCGCAGGCCTCAAAGAGCGCTGCGATGCGGTCAAAAGCGACGACCTCTTCACCATTATTTATACTTCTGGAACAACCGGCCTGCCGAAAGGTGTGATGCTTTCGCATGGCAACATGGTATACAATATCAACGAAGTGCCCAAGGCGATTGGCCTTCGCCCCGATGACAGCATGCTTTCGCTTCTGCCCGTATGGCACATCTTCGAGCGCGCGGTCGACTACGGTGCGATCGCCAAGGGTATTCCGCTCTATTATACCAATGTGCGCGATGTGCGCGATGACTTTGCGAAGGTAAAGCCCACGTTCATGCCGTCAGCCCCGCGCCTGTGGGAGAGCCTCTATCAGGGCATTATGCAGCGTATCGAAAAGTCTGAGCCCGCACGCAAGGTCATGTTCGAAACCGCTTACAGAATTTCAAAAGAGTACAAAAAGGCCGTCGACTACCTTGCGGGCAACGAACTCATGCAACAACCCGAAAGCGACGCCGACCGTCTGTCGCGCACCGCTTCATCGCTCTTCACTGCAGCAAGCCTCTATATTCCCGCGCGTCTCGCAGACCGTGTCGTGTTCTCGAAAATTCGCGAGGCGATGGGCGGCCGTTTTCGCGGCAGCATCTCGGGCGGCGGCGCTCTGCCCGCGCACGTCGACGAGTTTTTCAATGTCATCGGTATTCCCGTTTATGAAGGTTATGGCATGACTGAATGCGCGCCGATTATCTCGGTGCGAACCGAAGGCAAAATTATTCAGGGCAGCGTCGGCTTTGTGCCCAATGGCACTGAAGTCGCGATTCTGAACGACAAGGGCGAACGCGTGCGCACGGGCGAAAAGGGCGTGATTCATGTACGCGGGCCGCAGGTCATGAAAGGGTATTACAAAAACCCCGAAGCAACAGAGAAGACCATCAACAAAGACGGCTGGCTGAACACGGGGGATATAGGTTTCTTCAGTTTCAACAACACGCTTTCGATTCGTGGCCGCGCCAAAGAGACGATAGTGTTGCTCGGCGGTGAAAACGTCGAACCGGTACCGATCGAGAACAAACTTCTCGAAGACGCCCAGATCAACCAAATCATCGTCGTCGGTCAGGATAAAAAAACACTCACGGCGCTTGTGTGGCCGAACCTCGAAAAGGTCAAAGAGGTCGCCGGAATCTCAGCCGACCCGAAATCAGACCTCAACGCGAACAAAGAGCTAGTTGACCATTTTAACAAAATCGTAAAGCGCCAGGTCTCAGCCGACAACGGCTTCAAGGGCTTTGAGCGCGTGACAGACTTTCGCTTTCTGCCGAAACCCATGGAGGTCGGCGAAGAAATTACGAACCTCTTTAAGATGAAGCGCAACTTCATCGCCGATAAATATGCCAAGCTGATCGACAGCATGTACTGA
- a CDS encoding RNA pyrophosphohydrolase encodes MPEKNLPYRPNVGIVVFNDAGEALVGERLDNPGAWQYPQGGVDEGENFDAAARRELYEETGIAVDAFVAVTSDFLYYDFPPDLVIPGLTNRYAGQKQRWYLAYWNHPAESANLKTHTQEFARVRFMPMAEATNQIVPFKRDIYQALEREFLPLMQNFLSR; translated from the coding sequence ATGCCAGAGAAAAATTTGCCCTATCGACCGAATGTCGGCATCGTCGTCTTCAACGACGCAGGCGAGGCGCTTGTCGGCGAGCGGCTCGACAACCCGGGTGCGTGGCAATATCCGCAAGGTGGTGTCGACGAAGGTGAAAACTTTGACGCAGCCGCCAGACGCGAGCTCTACGAAGAGACAGGCATCGCGGTCGACGCGTTCGTAGCCGTCACGAGCGATTTTCTTTATTATGATTTTCCCCCTGATCTGGTGATACCCGGGTTAACCAACCGCTACGCCGGGCAAAAGCAGCGCTGGTACCTCGCGTACTGGAACCACCCGGCAGAATCAGCGAACCTCAAAACACACACGCAAGAATTTGCGCGCGTGCGTTTCATGCCGATGGCTGAAGCGACGAACCAGATCGTGCCGTTCAAACGCGATATCTATCAGGCACTCGAACGCGAATTCTTGCCGCTGATGCAAAACTTTCTCTCCCGCTGA
- a CDS encoding GNAT family N-acetyltransferase, which yields MSIALKDFGLNDRKLLKQFAEFPWKHYSLKEKYIPQLNAELLGNGLLGIKGLFTKKHPYHKHASVRHWLAYEDGKVVGRISASVNQVYNNHHKTQIGNFGFFESIKDERVSTALFSAAAEWLKAQGMKTMRGPGQYGNATHEIQSWAMNSFHDAPTVELTMSKWYYPKMAEKFGMYKAKDYFAYLNPVESVEWDRDNKLLERMTHRSRFRIRKMDMKNLRAEVDKVIEIYNEAWKDNWAFLPLTSDDGQAMAETLKMVADPNLLLFVMDGEREVAVIGTLLDLNEKFLRRRSIFGNSDIVRLLRFFLGKKSISRARIMFFGIRPEYRKQGIDAMVLFATRNYLYEHTSVRAVEASLVLEENMILRNLFGHFSGIEYKKYRIYDFDL from the coding sequence ATGAGTATTGCTTTAAAAGACTTCGGTCTTAACGACCGCAAGCTGCTAAAGCAGTTTGCTGAATTTCCCTGGAAACACTATTCTCTCAAAGAAAAGTATATACCGCAGCTGAACGCAGAACTGCTCGGCAACGGACTCTTAGGCATCAAAGGTCTCTTCACAAAAAAACATCCCTATCACAAACATGCGAGCGTACGGCACTGGCTTGCGTATGAAGACGGCAAAGTCGTGGGGCGTATTTCAGCTTCGGTGAATCAGGTCTATAACAACCACCACAAAACACAAATCGGCAACTTTGGCTTCTTCGAATCGATCAAAGATGAACGTGTATCGACGGCACTCTTTTCTGCGGCTGCTGAATGGCTGAAGGCTCAGGGCATGAAAACAATGCGCGGCCCGGGCCAATATGGCAACGCAACACACGAAATTCAGTCGTGGGCGATGAACAGTTTTCACGACGCGCCGACAGTCGAACTCACGATGTCAAAATGGTATTACCCCAAGATGGCAGAAAAGTTCGGTATGTACAAGGCGAAAGACTACTTCGCTTACCTCAATCCGGTTGAGAGCGTCGAATGGGACAGGGATAACAAGTTACTCGAACGCATGACGCACCGGTCGCGTTTTCGCATTCGCAAGATGGACATGAAAAACCTGCGCGCCGAAGTCGACAAGGTTATTGAAATTTACAACGAAGCCTGGAAAGACAACTGGGCATTTCTGCCGCTGACGAGCGATGACGGCCAGGCGATGGCCGAGACTCTCAAAATGGTCGCCGACCCGAATCTGTTGCTATTCGTTATGGATGGCGAGCGCGAAGTTGCCGTGATCGGCACGCTGCTTGACCTGAACGAAAAATTTCTGCGCCGCCGCAGCATCTTTGGCAATTCAGACATTGTGCGGTTGCTGCGCTTTTTTCTGGGCAAGAAGAGCATCTCTCGCGCACGCATCATGTTCTTTGGCATACGCCCCGAATACCGCAAGCAGGGCATCGACGCGATGGTACTCTTTGCGACGCGCAATTATCTATATGAGCACACTTCGGTGCGTGCAGTCGAGGCATCGCTCGTGCTTGAAGAGAACATGATTCTGAGAAACCTGTTCGGTCACTTCAGCGGTATCGAATACAAAAAATACCGCATCTACGATTTTGATTTGTGA
- a CDS encoding DUF167 domain-containing protein, with translation MIVRVQVKPRSKKPGVELGADGTLILKIHEPPVDGKANQAVIERIAELYDIAKSAVHIVSGETSRMKRVEIPDHAELKLPSG, from the coding sequence GTGATCGTCAGAGTACAGGTCAAACCCCGCAGTAAAAAGCCTGGCGTCGAGCTTGGGGCTGACGGTACTCTTATTCTGAAAATTCACGAGCCTCCGGTTGACGGCAAGGCAAACCAGGCTGTCATCGAAAGGATTGCAGAGCTCTACGATATCGCAAAATCAGCTGTGCACATCGTCAGCGGCGAGACCTCGCGCATGAAGAGAGTTGAGATACCAGACCATGCAGAACTGAAATTGCCGTCAGGTTAA
- a CDS encoding acyl-CoA thioesterase: MNPTNLAKELESEAWIDFQDCDPFGHLNNARYLNYFMRARTDQLKESYGFDLYAHTAETGNGWVVAQTHLAYLIPAKFNATVTIKTRLLHYDSFRIVPEAYMVSRDGKRIHALGWIEFIYVNTAKGRPVKYDEALQRFFAAISTEEPWGGENFAARVKELQKLNRSGSKTALEAVVN; the protein is encoded by the coding sequence ATGAACCCGACAAACCTGGCGAAAGAGCTTGAATCTGAGGCGTGGATAGACTTTCAGGACTGTGACCCGTTTGGGCACCTGAACAATGCCCGCTACCTGAACTATTTCATGAGGGCGCGCACAGACCAGCTGAAAGAGAGCTATGGCTTTGACCTCTATGCGCATACCGCTGAAACCGGCAATGGGTGGGTGGTTGCGCAGACCCATCTCGCGTACCTTATACCCGCGAAGTTCAATGCAACCGTGACGATTAAGACGCGCCTGCTGCACTACGATTCTTTCAGAATCGTGCCAGAAGCCTATATGGTCAGCCGCGACGGTAAACGCATTCACGCTCTCGGGTGGATCGAGTTCATTTATGTGAACACGGCAAAGGGCAGGCCGGTAAAATATGACGAGGCGCTGCAGAGGTTCTTCGCGGCGATCAGCACCGAAGAGCCCTGGGGTGGCGAAAATTTTGCGGCCCGCGTCAAAGAATTGCAGAAGCTGAACAGGTCTGGCAGCAAGACCGCCTTAGAGGCAGTTGTGAATTAA
- a CDS encoding pyridoxal phosphate-dependent aminotransferase, producing MQLARRLELIEPSPTLAITARANELKAEGKDIVGFGAGEPDFDTPAHIKAAAIEALNKGFTKYTPVSGIPELKQAIITKFQRDNQLDFKPNQIIVGTGGKQVLYNFFLAVINDGDEVVCPAPYWVSYKDIVRLAGGEMKLIHTTFESGFKLSPHDIEKNVSAKTRVFILNSPSNPTGATYTPDEIRALAAALEKYPDLLVVTDDIYEKLAYGTDVLNIATASEKLRPRTVVVNGLSKAYSMTGWRLGYAGGPKEIIAAMDMIQGQSTSNPTSFSQKGAVAALNAEQQCVEDMRVVFEKRRDLAFNLLSNLKGLRVFKPQGAFYLFPDIAGLTAAPGWPDLKKRTGETDTGKIFSTGLLNEKLVAVVPGSAFGYENGFRISYATSEAQIEKGLGRVREFVDALWA from the coding sequence ATGCAACTCGCGCGCCGCCTTGAACTGATTGAGCCATCCCCCACGCTCGCCATCACGGCACGCGCCAATGAACTGAAGGCCGAGGGCAAAGACATCGTCGGCTTCGGTGCCGGCGAACCCGATTTCGACACACCGGCGCACATCAAGGCTGCCGCGATTGAGGCGCTCAATAAGGGGTTCACGAAGTATACGCCGGTATCGGGCATTCCCGAGCTCAAACAGGCAATCATCACCAAATTTCAGCGTGACAACCAGTTGGATTTCAAACCCAACCAGATCATTGTCGGTACCGGGGGCAAACAGGTGCTCTACAACTTCTTTCTGGCTGTGATCAACGACGGCGACGAAGTTGTATGTCCTGCGCCTTACTGGGTGAGCTATAAAGATATTGTGCGCCTCGCGGGCGGCGAGATGAAGCTGATACACACCACGTTTGAAAGTGGCTTTAAGCTGTCACCGCACGATATCGAAAAAAATGTCAGTGCGAAGACCAGGGTTTTTATTCTCAATTCGCCTTCGAACCCGACCGGGGCAACCTATACTCCCGATGAGATTCGCGCCCTTGCGGCGGCGCTTGAGAAGTATCCCGATCTGCTCGTCGTGACTGACGACATCTACGAGAAGCTCGCCTATGGCACCGATGTTCTGAATATTGCAACCGCTTCAGAAAAACTGCGCCCGCGCACCGTGGTGGTCAATGGCCTTTCGAAAGCCTATTCGATGACGGGATGGCGCCTGGGTTACGCGGGTGGGCCAAAAGAAATTATCGCAGCGATGGACATGATTCAGGGGCAATCGACGTCTAACCCCACGAGTTTTTCGCAGAAGGGAGCTGTCGCCGCTCTGAATGCCGAGCAGCAGTGCGTCGAAGACATGCGCGTGGTATTCGAAAAGCGCCGCGACCTCGCGTTCAATCTGCTCTCGAACCTCAAAGGACTCAGGGTTTTTAAGCCGCAGGGGGCGTTCTACCTTTTCCCTGATATTGCAGGTTTAACCGCAGCGCCCGGCTGGCCAGACCTGAAAAAGCGAACCGGCGAAACCGATACGGGAAAAATATTCAGCACGGGCCTTCTGAACGAGAAGCTCGTTGCGGTAGTGCCCGGTTCGGCGTTTGGCTATGAAAACGGTTTTCGCATTAGCTATGCGACGAGCGAGGCGCAGATCGAAAAGGGCCTCGGCCGCGTGCGCGAGTTTGTCGACGCCCTCTGGGCATGA
- a CDS encoding DoxX family protein: MELKTLSLYGMAGFYTLAGIGHFVMTKFFMRIMPPYIPWHKPIVYLSGVAEIGLGILLIMPAYSAWAAWGVIALLVAVFPANLYHFSSGGAGMKIPQWALALRLPLQGVLMLWAYWHT, translated from the coding sequence ATGGAACTGAAGACCCTGTCGCTCTATGGCATGGCGGGCTTTTACACGCTCGCGGGCATCGGGCACTTCGTGATGACGAAGTTTTTCATGCGCATCATGCCGCCTTACATTCCGTGGCATAAACCGATCGTGTACCTGAGCGGCGTCGCCGAAATCGGCCTCGGTATTTTGCTCATTATGCCCGCCTACTCTGCCTGGGCAGCGTGGGGAGTTATCGCTCTGCTGGTCGCAGTTTTCCCGGCAAACCTCTACCACTTCTCAAGCGGCGGGGCAGGAATGAAAATACCCCAATGGGCGCTCGCACTGCGCCTGCCCCTGCAGGGAGTGCTGATGCTTTGGGCGTATTGGCACACATGA
- the rpiB gene encoding ribose 5-phosphate isomerase B: MKIAIAADHGGVELKDALVQKFSALGITDLGTHGSDSVDYPDFGAALAKRVASGEFDRGILICGSGIGISIAANKIKGIRAALCHNAYTAEMARRHNDANIIAMGGRVVDEATATAMTELFLNTEFEGGRHARRVEKISALEK; this comes from the coding sequence ATGAAAATAGCCATTGCAGCAGACCACGGCGGCGTTGAACTCAAAGACGCCCTCGTGCAGAAATTTTCGGCTCTGGGCATCACCGACCTCGGCACGCATGGCTCAGATTCGGTCGATTATCCCGATTTTGGCGCGGCACTCGCGAAGCGCGTCGCGTCGGGTGAGTTTGACCGCGGTATCTTGATTTGCGGCAGTGGCATTGGTATTTCGATTGCCGCGAACAAAATCAAAGGCATTCGCGCCGCGCTCTGCCACAATGCATACACCGCCGAAATGGCGCGCCGGCATAACGACGCCAACATCATTGCGATGGGCGGCCGGGTCGTTGACGAAGCGACCGCAACAGCCATGACCGAATTATTTCTGAATACCGAATTTGAAGGTGGCAGACATGCGCGGCGCGTGGAAAAAATTTCGGCGCTCGAAAAATAA
- the htpX gene encoding protease HtpX has translation MFKRVFLFILTNILVVATISILLSVFGVTHYVERAGRGYGLNMQKLLIICLVWGFVGAFISLALSKVMAKWMMGLTIIDPRNASGGEAQLVSTVHRLARAAGLTTMPDVAIYESEEVNAFATGPTRSSSLVAVSTGLLHSMSWDEVEGVLGHEIAHIANGDMVTMALVQGVVNAFVMFLSRVLAFAISTAVSRSDEENAFPRMLNFILTFVFDIFFTLLGSLVVAAFSRFREYRADAGGANLAGKQKMIAALDRLRRTHELVDNSQAPALAAMKISNKGGILALFSTHPPLEDRIKRLQSGR, from the coding sequence ATGTTCAAACGCGTGTTTCTATTTATTCTGACGAACATTCTGGTCGTCGCGACCATTTCGATCTTGCTGAGCGTCTTTGGCGTCACGCACTATGTCGAGCGCGCGGGCCGCGGCTATGGCCTCAACATGCAGAAGCTGCTGATTATCTGCCTCGTCTGGGGTTTTGTCGGTGCCTTCATCTCGCTCGCCCTGTCGAAGGTCATGGCGAAGTGGATGATGGGGCTCACGATCATCGACCCTCGCAATGCTTCGGGTGGTGAAGCGCAACTCGTTTCGACCGTGCACCGCCTCGCGCGCGCAGCGGGACTGACAACCATGCCCGATGTTGCAATCTACGAATCTGAAGAAGTGAACGCCTTCGCGACGGGCCCAACCCGTTCGAGTTCGCTGGTTGCCGTTTCGACAGGCCTCTTGCACAGCATGAGCTGGGATGAAGTCGAAGGCGTGCTCGGCCATGAAATTGCACACATCGCCAACGGCGATATGGTGACGATGGCGCTCGTGCAGGGCGTTGTCAACGCCTTCGTCATGTTTCTCTCGCGTGTGCTCGCGTTCGCTATCAGCACTGCGGTCAGCCGCAGCGACGAAGAGAACGCTTTTCCGCGCATGCTGAATTTTATTCTGACATTCGTCTTTGATATCTTCTTCACGCTGCTGGGCTCGCTGGTCGTTGCCGCGTTCTCGCGTTTCAGGGAATACCGCGCCGACGCCGGCGGGGCAAATCTCGCGGGCAAACAGAAGATGATCGCTGCGCTCGATCGCCTGCGCCGCACGCACGAGCTGGTTGACAATTCTCAGGCACCGGCGCTGGCTGCGATGAAAATTTCAAACAAAGGCGGCATTCTGGCACTCTTCTCAACCCACCCACCGCTCGAAGACCGCATTAAGCGTCTGCAGAGCGGCAGGTAA
- the ftsH gene encoding ATP-dependent zinc metalloprotease FtsH, whose translation MTPQKPGPLGSGSPNKTMKNIALILLIVIMAALTYEVFQEQQGKVQEIHYSKFLDLIEKQSVITTEQSPLTIQGHQIMGRFKNDKNEELTFRTIIPYPDGELLELLKTKQVKYFKGAAVEESFFWRTLMPLLPWIAIVGFFWFMMARQVQSGSNRALTFGKSRPKIGPDMKNRVTFNDVAGVEEAKEELKEVVDFLKAPQKFQAIGAKIPRGVLLVGPPGTGKTLLAKAVAGEAGVPFFSISGSDFVEMFVGVGASRVRDLFNQAKRQTPCIIFIDEIDAVGRLRGAGLGGGHDEREQTLNQLLVEMDGFEENDGIIIIAATNRADVLDPALLRPGRFDRQVVVDTPDLKGREAILKIHGRKVPLEEGASLEKVARGTPGFTGADLANLINEAALLAARGDRKKVTETDLDNARDKVLMGPERRSFFIIPEEKKIIAYHEAGHAILGELLEHGEEIHKVTIIPRGRALGMTQHLPEQEKHMRSRNYWLDQLVVFMGGRLAEEIEFEDVTTGAANDIERATEIARRMVTEWGMSDRVGPMRLSGADNGAVFLGRDYSRKGDHSEEYSKLVDSEIKRIIDTAFERGRTLLKKNKKRLDQVAQALLDRETISGEELREIMSGRKLKPLPPPPPEKSGDKKTPNNPAPAFGQDLLSGAQPA comes from the coding sequence ATGACACCACAAAAGCCCGGCCCACTCGGCTCAGGAAGCCCCAATAAAACCATGAAAAACATCGCGCTCATCTTGCTCATCGTCATTATGGCAGCCCTGACGTACGAAGTGTTTCAAGAACAGCAGGGCAAAGTTCAAGAAATTCACTATTCCAAATTTCTCGACCTGATCGAAAAACAGTCTGTCATCACCACAGAGCAGAGCCCCCTGACGATTCAGGGGCACCAGATCATGGGCCGCTTCAAAAACGATAAAAACGAAGAACTGACATTCCGCACAATAATACCGTACCCTGACGGCGAATTGCTTGAACTTCTGAAAACGAAGCAGGTGAAATATTTCAAGGGCGCCGCAGTCGAAGAAAGTTTCTTCTGGCGCACGCTCATGCCACTTCTTCCGTGGATTGCGATAGTCGGCTTCTTCTGGTTCATGATGGCGCGCCAGGTACAGTCGGGCAGCAACCGCGCATTGACGTTCGGCAAATCGCGGCCGAAAATCGGCCCCGACATGAAAAACCGCGTCACGTTTAACGATGTTGCGGGCGTTGAAGAGGCGAAAGAAGAACTCAAAGAAGTTGTGGATTTCTTAAAGGCCCCGCAAAAGTTTCAGGCCATTGGCGCCAAGATTCCCCGCGGTGTTCTGCTCGTCGGCCCCCCAGGCACCGGCAAGACTCTGCTCGCGAAGGCCGTTGCGGGCGAAGCCGGCGTGCCGTTCTTCTCAATTTCAGGTTCTGACTTCGTCGAGATGTTTGTCGGCGTGGGTGCAAGCCGCGTTCGCGACCTCTTTAACCAGGCGAAACGCCAGACGCCCTGCATCATCTTCATCGACGAAATTGATGCAGTCGGTCGATTGCGGGGTGCAGGCCTCGGCGGTGGCCATGACGAGCGTGAGCAGACTCTGAACCAGCTACTCGTGGAAATGGACGGCTTCGAAGAAAACGACGGTATCATCATTATCGCAGCAACGAACCGTGCAGATGTACTCGACCCTGCGCTACTGCGCCCCGGCCGTTTTGACCGCCAGGTCGTCGTCGACACACCCGACCTCAAGGGTCGTGAGGCGATTCTCAAGATTCATGGGCGCAAGGTGCCGCTTGAAGAAGGTGCTTCACTCGAGAAAGTTGCGCGTGGCACTCCGGGTTTCACCGGCGCCGACCTCGCGAACCTCATCAACGAAGCTGCGCTGCTGGCGGCGCGCGGCGACCGCAAGAAGGTAACAGAAACCGATCTCGATAATGCGCGCGATAAAGTTCTGATGGGCCCTGAGCGGCGTTCATTCTTTATTATTCCTGAAGAGAAAAAAATAATCGCGTACCACGAGGCAGGCCACGCAATTCTCGGCGAATTGCTCGAGCACGGCGAAGAAATTCACAAGGTGACGATAATCCCCCGTGGGCGTGCGCTCGGCATGACGCAGCACCTGCCAGAACAAGAGAAGCACATGCGCTCACGCAACTACTGGCTCGACCAGCTCGTTGTTTTCATGGGTGGTCGCCTTGCTGAAGAAATTGAGTTTGAAGACGTCACGACTGGCGCTGCCAACGATATCGAACGTGCGACTGAAATTGCGCGCCGCATGGTCACCGAATGGGGCATGTCTGATCGCGTAGGCCCGATGCGCCTCAGCGGTGCGGATAATGGCGCTGTATTTCTTGGCCGCGACTATTCGCGTAAAGGCGACCACTCAGAAGAATATTCAAAGCTGGTCGACTCAGAAATCAAGCGAATCATCGACACCGCATTCGAGCGCGGCCGCACTCTGCTGAAAAAGAACAAAAAGCGTCTTGATCAGGTAGCGCAGGCGTTGCTCGATCGTGAAACAATCTCGGGCGAAGAACTGCGCGAAATCATGAGCGGCCGCAAACTCAAGCCTCTGCCCCCGCCGCCACCTGAAAAGAGCGGCGACAAAAAGACGCCGAACAACCCGGCCCCGGCCTTTGGGCAAGATCTGCTTTCAGGCGCGCAGCCGGCGTAA
- a CDS encoding alkaline phosphatase family protein: MKRPGPIIYIFLDGVGIGTGDRSKNPFARFDNPFFAGHGGREYKLPGQLLSTDAHMGIPGLPQSATGQTALFTGYNGPMILGRHVNGYPTFTLRPYFKEKNLLKVMNDAGFKATLVNSYSSWYLKRLEHPRAERMLSASSLMQRHSGRPYFTTEDYLEGRSLYMDLNNWFLRKNGMKIPFGSARASGRKLVQIAQNYDMVVFEYFFTDKVGHEQSWGAAKRIIRQVDDFLSGVWEELDAERDTVVISSDHGNLEDLSVKTHTQNPVGTWVHGKHAALFAGRVKALNDIPQVILDIFGLPFAADFQPSASVISEETT; the protein is encoded by the coding sequence ATGAAAAGGCCTGGGCCCATCATCTATATCTTTCTCGATGGTGTCGGCATCGGCACAGGCGACAGGTCAAAGAACCCGTTCGCGAGGTTCGATAATCCCTTTTTCGCAGGCCACGGGGGTCGTGAGTACAAACTGCCCGGGCAGCTGCTCAGTACCGATGCGCATATGGGTATTCCCGGCCTGCCACAGTCGGCGACGGGCCAAACTGCGCTGTTCACCGGCTACAACGGCCCGATGATACTCGGGCGGCATGTGAACGGTTACCCGACATTCACGCTGCGGCCTTATTTCAAAGAAAAAAATCTGCTCAAAGTGATGAATGACGCGGGGTTCAAGGCGACGCTGGTCAATTCATATTCGAGCTGGTACCTGAAGCGCCTTGAACACCCGCGGGCAGAACGTATGCTATCCGCCTCATCGCTCATGCAACGCCACTCGGGCCGCCCCTACTTCACCACTGAAGATTACCTCGAGGGACGCAGCCTCTATATGGATCTGAACAACTGGTTTCTGCGCAAGAATGGCATGAAGATTCCTTTCGGTTCAGCGCGCGCCAGCGGACGCAAGCTCGTGCAGATCGCACAGAATTATGACATGGTGGTGTTCGAGTATTTTTTTACCGACAAGGTTGGCCATGAGCAATCTTGGGGCGCAGCGAAGCGCATTATTCGCCAGGTCGACGATTTTCTCAGTGGCGTGTGGGAAGAGCTCGACGCAGAGCGCGACACGGTCGTCATCAGTTCTGACCATGGAAATCTCGAAGACCTGTCAGTTAAAACGCACACCCAGAACCCCGTGGGTACATGGGTTCACGGCAAACACGCAGCGCTATTTGCCGGCCGCGTCAAGGCGCTGAACGATATTCCGCAGGTGATACTGGATATTTTTGGTTTGCCGTTCGCGGCAGATTTTCAACCAAGTGCCTCAGTCATTTCTGAGGAAACCACTTGA